The window CATGTCGACAGCGAGGCGGTGTGTGCCGAACCCGGCAGCATGCGCTGCCAGGCAGGCCGTGCTGTTGGCGTTGGCGATGTCCTCGGGGACGCCGATCGACGGGGCGAACATCCGGGCTGCTGCTCGGCCGTGTCGGTCCGGGGGCGAGTAGGCGTAGCAGCCCAGCAGACCGTAGCGGTCACAGGCTGCGCGCAACAGGGTTAAGTCCGGCGTGAGTTCGGCCAGTGCGGCGCGGGATCGGATGGGCAGCAGAAGCCTCGGCCGCCCGTTCGACGCGACGCAGGCGTCGCCGGCTACCGCGTCCTCTGTCAGTCCGAGGCCGCCTACGACTGCCCTCAGTTCGGGTCCACCGGTGCTACGCAGGCTGACCGGGCCCGGGTCGAACGACGCCGTCAGGCCGTCACCGTTTCGGCTTGCCCGACCGTCGAAGCTGCGGTGGGCCGTACGCAGGGCGGCGCGGTAGTCGTGGTCGCCGCCTTCCCGTTCGGCGAGCACGGCGAGGGCGGCGACGGTGCCGTGTCCGCAGGCGGGCAGTTCGCCCTGGGCGGTGAAGAACCGCAGTGTGTACGCGGGCTGACGACGCTCGATTCCGGTCGCGCGGAGGAAGACGGCGTGCGATGTTCCCAACGCCGTGGGAATGCGGCTTCGCTCCTCGTCGGTGAAGGGCGCATCATCCAGAACGGCGGTCGGGCTGCCACCCGCGCCGTCTCGCTGACACGCGACGACGACCGCTACCTCGGACATGGCACCGGGCCGGTGGTCAGCAGCATGGTCAGGTCCAGTGCGGGCGCGCTGTGCGTCAACGCCCCGACCGAGATGAGGTCGACGCCCGTCCCGGCGATGGCGAGAACTGTGTCCAGGCGGATGGTGCCCGAGGCCTCCAGCAG is drawn from Streptomyces sp. NBC_01717 and contains these coding sequences:
- a CDS encoding PhzF family phenazine biosynthesis protein, producing the protein MSEVAVVVACQRDGAGGSPTAVLDDAPFTDEERSRIPTALGTSHAVFLRATGIERRQPAYTLRFFTAQGELPACGHGTVAALAVLAEREGGDHDYRAALRTAHRSFDGRASRNGDGLTASFDPGPVSLRSTGGPELRAVVGGLGLTEDAVAGDACVASNGRPRLLLPIRSRAALAELTPDLTLLRAACDRYGLLGCYAYSPPDRHGRAAARMFAPSIGVPEDIANANSTACLAAHAAGFGTHRLAVDMGDHLGSPSTITATAHRDRTGHRIRVGGQAAIVRTVMR